From Herbaspirillum sp. WKF16:
TGCCATCGAGGATTCGGAGCGCGCGTCGATCCGGACACCCACTTCCCTGAAAGGAATGTCGTGAAGCTTGCCCTCCATCCCCGTTCGCGCAGCCAGCCTGCGCGCGCCCCCGGCGCGCCGCGCCTGACGCCGGCGCTGGCGTCGATCTCCGTGGTCCTGGCGCTGGCCGCCTGCAGCAAGCCCGCCCCGGTGGCCGAGGCCCCGCGCGAAGTGGTGGTGCTGCAGGCGCAGCAGCGCAGCGGCGCGCAGGCGCTGCACCTGCCGGGCGAGGTGCAGTCGCGCTTCGTGACGGCGATGTCCTTCCGCATCGCCGGCCAGTTGGTGGAGCGCCGCGTGCACCTGGGCGACGCCGTGCGCCGCGGCCAGGTGGTGGCGCGCCTCGATCCGGCCGACGCCGAACACAATGCGGCCAGCGCCCGCGCCGAACTGGAGTCGGCGCGCCAGCACCTGGAGGCGGCCGGGAAGCAATTCAAGCGCGATACCGAACAGGCGCGCGAAAACCTGATCAGTCCCCAGCAGCTGGAGCAAAGCCAGGACGCCTACGCCGCCGCGCAGGCCCAGTTCAAGGCGGCGCAGGCGCGTTCGGCGGTGGCCGGCAACCAGCGCGGCTACACCTCGCTGGTGGCCGAGCATGACGGCGTGATCAGCGCCGAGCAGGCCAATACCGGCGACGTGCTGTCGGCCGGCCAGCCGGTGTTCTCGCTGGCCTGGGCGGGCGCGGTGGACGTGGTCACCGAGGTGGCCGACAACCAGGTCGCGCGCATCCAGCCCGGCGCCGTCGCCTCCCTCACGCTGCCGGCGTTGCCGGGCAAGAGCTTCAGCGGTCGCGTGCGCGAGGTGAGCCCGGCGGCCGATCCGCAGAGCCGCACCTATCGCGTCAAGGTCACGCTGGACCAGCCCGACGCCGCGCTGCGCCTGGGCATGACCGGCGACGTCGTGATCCAACCCAAGGGCAATGACAACGCGCAGGTCATGGTGCTGCCCGCCACCGCCCTGTTC
This genomic window contains:
- a CDS encoding efflux RND transporter periplasmic adaptor subunit, with amino-acid sequence MTPALASISVVLALAACSKPAPVAEAPREVVVLQAQQRSGAQALHLPGEVQSRFVTAMSFRIAGQLVERRVHLGDAVRRGQVVARLDPADAEHNAASARAELESARQHLEAAGKQFKRDTEQARENLISPQQLEQSQDAYAAAQAQFKAAQARSAVAGNQRGYTSLVAEHDGVISAEQANTGDVLSAGQPVFSLAWAGAVDVVTEVADNQVARIQPGAVASLTLPALPGKSFSGRVREVSPAADPQSRTYRVKVTLDQPDAALRLGMTGDVVIQPKGNDNAQVMVLPATALFHQGDKPAVWIVGGDGKLLLRPVTVAAYGERSISLAQGVGADEKVVVQGVHTLTVGEKVKAIAPLHAEDFAL